In Prunus dulcis plastid, complete genome, one DNA window encodes the following:
- the matK gene encoding maturase K yields MEEFQGYLELDRYQQHDFLYPLIFREYIYALAHDHGLNRSILLDNVGYDNKSSLLIIKRLISRMYKQNHFFISANDSNQKKKLGYNKNLYSQKISEGFTVIVEISFSLRLVSSLEATETVKSYNLRSIHSIFPFLEDKFPHLNYVSDVLIPYPIHLEILVQTLRYWVKDASSLHLLRLFLHEYYNWNSLITSNNFFFSKSNPRLFLLLYNSHVCEYEFILLFLRNQSSHLQLTSSGIFFERIHFYEKIKYPVEEVFANDFPASILWFFKDPFMHYVRYQGKSILASKDTPLLMNKWKYYLVNLWQCHSYVWSQPGRIYINKLSKHSLDFLGYFSSIRPNLSVVRSQMLENSFITDNAMKKLDTLVPIIPLIGSLAKVKFCNALGHPISKSTWADSSDFDIIDRFLRICRNLSHYYSGSSRKKSLYRIKYILRLSCLKTLARKHKSTVRTFLKRLGSKLLEEFFTEEEQILSLVFPRASYTFTFKKFYRGRIWYLDIFCINDLINYE; encoded by the coding sequence ATGGAAGAATTTCAAGGATATTTAGAACTAGATAGATATCAGCAACATGACTTCCTATACCCACTTATCTTTCGGGAGTATATTTATGCACTTGCTCATGATCATGGTTTAAATAGATCGATTTTGTTGGATAATGTAGGTTATGATAATAAATCTAGTTTACTAATTATAAAACGTTTAATTAGTCGAATGTATAAACAGAATCATTTTTTTATTTCCGCTAATGATTCTAACCAAAAAAAAAAATTGGGGTACAACAAAAATCTGTATTCTCAAAAAATATCGGAGGGATTCACCGTCATTGTGGAAATTTCGTTTTCCCTACGATTAGTATCTTCCTTAGAGGCGACAGAAACCGTAAAATCTTATAATTTACGATCAATTCATTCAATATTTCCTTTTTTAGAGGACAAATTCCCACATTTAAATTACGTATCAGATGTACTAATACCCTACCCTATTCATCTGGAAATCTTGGTTCAAACCCTTCGCTATTGGGTGAAAGACGCCTCTTCTTTGCATTTATTACGACTCTTTCTTCACGAGTATTATAATTGGAATAGTCTTATTACTTCAAATAATTTTTTTTTTTCAAAAAGTAATCCACGATTATTCTTACTCCTATATAATTCTCATGTATGTGAATACGAATTCATCTTACTTTTTCTTCGTAATCAATCTTCTCATTTACAATTAACCTCTTCTGGGATCTTTTTTGAGCGAATACATTTCTATGAAAAAATAAAATATCCTGTAGAAGAAGTCTTTGCTAATGATTTTCCGGCCTCCATCTTATGGTTCTTCAAGGATCCTTTTATGCATTATGTTAGATATCAAGGAAAATCCATTCTGGCTTCGAAGGATACCCCTCTTCTGATGAATAAGTGGAAATATTATCTTGTCAATTTATGGCAATGTCATTCTTATGTGTGGTCTCAACCGGGAAGGATTTATATAAATAAATTATCCAAGCATTCCCTTGATTTTTTGGGTTATTTTTCAAGTATCCGACCAAACCTTTCAGTGGTACGGAGTCAAATGCTAGAAAATTCATTTATAACGGATAATGCTATGAAGAAGCTCGATACATTAGTTCCAATTATTCCGTTGATTGGATCATTGGCTAAAGTGAAATTTTGTAACGCATTAGGGCATCCTATTAGTAAGTCCACCTGGGCGGATTCATCGGATTTTGATATTATCGACCGATTTCTGCGTATATGCAGAAATCTTTCTCATTATTACAGCGGATCCTCAAGAAAAAAGAGTTTGTATCGAATAAAATATATACTTCGACTTTCTTGTCTTAAAACTTTGGCTCGTAAACACAAAAGTACTGTACGAACTTTTTTGAAAAGATTAGGTTCTAAATTATTGGAAGAATTCTTTACCGAAGAAGAACAGATTCTTTCTTTGGTCTTCCCAAGAGCTTCTTATACTTTTACTTTTAAGAAATTTTATAGAGGTCGGATTTGGTATTTGGATATTTTTTGCATCAATGATCTAATCAATTATGAATAA
- the psbA gene encoding photosystem II protein D1, whose protein sequence is MTAILERRESESLWGRFCNWITSTENRLYIGWFGVLMIPTLLTATSVFIIAFIAAPPVDIDGIREPVSGSLLYGNNIISGAIIPTSAAIGLHFYPIWEAASVDEWLYNGGPYELIVLHFLLGVACYMGREWELSFRLGMRPWIAVAYSAPVAAATAVFLIYPIGQGSFSDGMPLGISGTFNFMIVFQAEHNILMHPFHMLGVAGVFGGSLFSAMHGSLVTSSLIRETTENESANEGYRFGQEEETYNIVAAHGYFGRLIFQYASFNNSRSLHFFLAAWPVVGIWFTALGISTMAFNLNGFNFNQSVVDSQGRVINTWADIINRANLGMEVMHERNAHNFPLDLAAVEVPSING, encoded by the coding sequence ATGACTGCAATTTTAGAGAGACGCGAAAGCGAAAGCCTATGGGGTCGCTTTTGTAACTGGATAACCAGCACTGAAAACCGTCTTTACATTGGATGGTTTGGTGTTTTGATGATCCCTACTTTATTGACCGCAACTTCTGTATTTATTATTGCTTTCATTGCTGCACCTCCAGTAGATATTGATGGTATTCGTGAACCTGTTTCTGGATCTTTACTTTATGGAAACAATATTATTTCTGGTGCCATTATTCCTACCTCTGCAGCTATAGGTTTGCACTTTTACCCGATATGGGAAGCGGCTTCCGTTGATGAATGGTTATACAACGGTGGTCCTTATGAACTAATTGTTCTACACTTCTTACTTGGTGTAGCTTGCTACATGGGTCGTGAGTGGGAACTTAGTTTCCGTCTGGGTATGCGCCCTTGGATTGCTGTTGCATATTCAGCTCCTGTTGCAGCTGCTACTGCTGTTTTCTTGATATATCCAATTGGTCAAGGAAGCTTTTCTGACGGTATGCCCCTAGGAATCTCCGGTACTTTCAACTTCATGATTGTATTCCAAGCTGAGCACAACATCCTTATGCACCCATTTCACATGTTAGGTGTAGCTGGTGTATTCGGCGGCTCCCTATTCAGTGCTATGCATGGGTCCTTGGTAACCTCTAGTTTGATCAGGGAAACCACAGAAAATGAATCTGCTAATGAAGGTTACAGATTCGGTCAAGAGGAAGAAACCTATAATATCGTAGCCGCTCATGGTTATTTTGGCCGATTGATCTTCCAATATGCTAGTTTCAACAATTCTCGTTCTTTACATTTCTTCCTAGCTGCTTGGCCTGTAGTAGGTATCTGGTTTACCGCTTTAGGTATCAGCACTATGGCTTTCAACTTAAATGGTTTTAATTTCAATCAATCTGTAGTTGATAGTCAGGGTCGTGTAATTAATACTTGGGCTGATATTATTAACCGCGCTAACCTTGGTATGGAAGTTATGCATGAACGTAATGCTCATAATTTCCCTCTAGACCTAGCTGCTGTTGAAGTTCCATCTATAAATGGATAA